The Brachyhypopomus gauderio isolate BG-103 chromosome 17, BGAUD_0.2, whole genome shotgun sequence genome includes a window with the following:
- the LOC143481153 gene encoding jouberin-like produces the protein MPAGQSDVREKTRARFDEVLKRYTNPPEKKKSKQRVDQLQENVVLQTIRKNLDFSNNTGEDETVLSNTYNPAQASPRFSKNRRREEEVSEKANAVSNDGEEKPPLKSGKKKSKRTLPPPPTSIQDEEENDRSAQRFSTDSGRERRGKRGNRTEGDGGGQVARSEPDLLQEYQQQISQEEERAQKKAAQKKHGEELPKHQEALVLNNEVGKKKKKKKNLITNEGDESHSEVAADKTSKENVQSDTIEEDKEDTAKPKKKMKKKRQEVTAEESQDEVVSQRRVFDDSLVLGVYVHRTDRLKTDFLVSHPMVKLHVVDEMTGQYVKKEDGHRRVSSFYEQEDIEHILPIITQPFDFKKNKSTVPEWEEQIIFNERFAYFLQDGGESPRVILFFEILDFMSMDKARANPSIDQHEQGFRKIAWAFLKLVGTNGTLNINSKLRLQLYSCPPRAKKTTKTVEVFHWWSNCPRNRYASTLYVTVKGIKLPEHVDPGIRSMMALQQEGVSTTYSDPDQKTSTLLPEKRPEPTRWTRVPGQACRVPNKLLRSLRGGHMGCFTLRFSHDGLVLAAACADRDAFPLVVYEIPSGKVLASFHGHLNIVYDLCWTRDDRRLISASSDGTVRVWNMERLQGLAEKILPHPSFVYCVQCHPHMQSLVVTGGYDGLLRVWNLDIKDVNGQLLQEFEGHKTFVNALCFDSEGTRMFSADSAGLIIVWNTTTEPGSRHGPTWHWNIEKQIRESDLNGIPISSLEVHPNGRRLLVHAKDSVLRVMDLRILAVKKYIGATNYAERINSTFSPCGGFIYSGSEDGLAYVWNTETGDQVAVYSELGYPTALRGVAYHPHEHMVAFCAYGQSQPIHLYLYDRKVALLEVDGLRGQSRAESGDGKAMHPTGALQVQDSLASGMERFTGTARMSLKMQRVRQTLDSVLETHRSLSGMEYLDEQGVMNETRRSLIQQGLNVFLPPPPLLSPHSKLQTAGSLSAHLIPQATLGSQTFGHSAFGQAIRGLPSLQQRSIQDQEVPVQAVADLAQVVSLYDYRANRSDELTFHRGEVIHVLYKDNDSWWFGCLASGQKGYFPTAYVAEENCSDEEPSQPIEAQPRPSDPQRSLGVDRPAKLSAAISATGELRIISEQDTDVEAPSAKMKKKKKKVKKSEISCDLPQRALSDHISEASQASTRKKRPLPRLGAISGMTD, from the exons ATGCCGGCGG GTCAAAGTGACGTGCGAGAAAAGACGAGAGCCCGTTTTGACGAGGTTTTGAAGAGATATACAAATCCTCCTGAGAAAAAGAAATCTAAACAGCGAGTTGACCAGTTGCAAGAGAATGTTGTG CTTCAGACCATAAGGAAAAACTTAGATTTCAGTAACAACACTGGAGAAGATGAGACGGTTCTCAGTAACACATACAACCCTGCCCAGGCTAGCCCGAGGTTCAGTAAGAACAGgcgcagagaggaggaggtgtcgGAGAAGGCCAACGCCGTTAGTAATGACGGCGAGGAGAAGCCCCCTCTCAAATCAGGGAAAAAGAAGAGTAAAAGAACATTGCCTCCACCGCCCACTTCCATTCAGGACGAAGAGGAGAATGACCGAAGTGCGCAGAGGTTCAGCACAGACTCGGGAAGGGAGAGAAGAGGCAAGAGAGGGAACAGAACagaaggagatggtggagggcAGGTAGCAAGGAGCGAACCGGACCTCCTTCAGGAGTATCAACAGCAGATCTcgcaggaagaggagagggctCAGAAGAAGGCAGCTCAGAAGAAGCATGGTGAAGAACTGCCCAAACATCAAGAAGCTCTGGTATTAAACAATGAAgtaggaaagaagaagaagaagaaaaagaatctGATAACAAACGAGGGAGATGAAAG CCATTCTGAAGTAGCAGCAGACAAGACATCAAAGGAAAATGTTCAGAGTGATACTATAGAAGAGGACAAAGAAGATACAGCAAAACCCaaaaagaaaatgaagaaaaaaagacaGGAAG TAACGGCTGAAGAGAGTCAGGACGAGGTTGTGTCTCAGAGACGGGTCTTCGACGATAGCTTGGTGCTAGGTGTTTACGTTCACCGGACAGACCGACTGAAGACAGACTTTCTGGTCTCCCACCCCATGGTCAAACTCCATGTGGTGGACGAGATGACTGGACAATATGTCAAGAAAGAGGATGG CCATCGTCGAGTGTCTTCCTTCTATGAACAGGAGGACATCGAGCACATCCTTCCCATCATCACTCAGCCCTTTGACTTTAAGAAAAACAAATCCACAGTCCCAGAGTGGGAAGAGCAGATCATCTTCAATGAACGCTTCGCCTACTTCCTACAAGATGGTGGAGAGAGTCCTCGGGTGATCCTCTTTTTTGAG ATCCTTGATTTCATGAGCATGGACAAAGCGAGAGCAAATCCCTCTATTGATCAGCATGAACAAGGATTCCGCAAAATTGCTTGGGCTTTTTTAAAG CTTGTAGGGACAAATGGCACGCTGAACATCAACAGCAAACTGCGTCTCCAGCTGTACAGCTGTCCTCCTAGAGCAAAGAAGACCACAAAGACAGTTGAGGTGTTCCACTGGTGGTCAAACTGCCCTAGGAACAGATATGCCTCCACTCTTTATGTCACAGTGAAGGGGATCAAACTACCAGAACAC GTGGACCCTGGTATCCGCTCGATGATGGCTCTCCAGCAGGAGGGCGTCAGCACCACGTACAGTGACCCTGACCAGAAAACCTCTACCCTGCTGCCTGAAAAAAGACCGGAGCCTACAAGGTGGACTCGCGTACCTGGACAG GCGTGTCGCGTTCCCAACAAGCTGCTGCGGTCCCTCCGTGGAGGTCACATGGGCTGCTTTACTCTACGGTTCTCCCACGACGGGCTTGTACTGGCCGCTGCATGTGCAGACAGAGATGCCTTCCCCCTTGTAG TGTATGAGATACCTTCGGGTAAAGTTCTGGCATCTTTCCATGGTCACCTCAATATTGTGTATGATCTCTGCTGGACCAGAGATGACAGACGCTTAATCTCAGCATCCTCTGATGGAACAGTCAG AGTATGGAACATGGAAAGGCTCCAGGGCCTCGCTGAGAAGATCCTCCCACACCCGTCGTTTGTATACTGTGTCCAGTGCCACCCGCATATGCAGAGCCTGGTGGTCACAGGCGGATATGATGGTCTGCTCCGGGTTTGGAATTTGGACATTAAGGATGTGAATGGACAACTCCTGCAAGAGTTTGAGGGGCACAAGACCTTTGTCAATGCATTGTGCTTTGACAGTGAAG GGACCAGGATGTTTTCTGCAGACAGTGCCGGCCTGATTATTGTGTGGAATACTACAACTGAGCCTGGATCTCGCCATGGGCCAACATGGCATTGGAACATTGAGAAG CAAATCAGGGAGAGTGATCTGAATGGAATTCCCATCAGTTCGTTGGAAGTGCATCCAAATGGCAGACGTCTCCTTGTCCACGCCAAAGACAGTGTTCTGAGAGTGATGGATTTGAGAAT TCTCGCTGTAAAAAAGTACATAGGAGCCACAAACTACGCAGAGAGGATTAACAGCACCTTCTCACCATGTGGGGGCTTCATCTACTCAGGCAGTGAGGATGGACTTGCCTATGTGtggaacacagagacag GTGATCAGGTGGCTGTATACTCAGAGCTTGGCTATCCAACGGCTCTCCGAGGCGTTGCTTACCATCCACATGAGCACATGGTGGCATTCTGTGCCTATGGGCAAAGCCAGCCGATTCACCTATATCTTTACGACCGGAAAG TTGCCCTGTTGGAGGTGGACGGGCTGAGAGGCCAGAGCAGGGCTGAGAGCGGGGACGGTAAAGCGATGCACCCCACTGGGGCGCTGCAGGTGCAGGACTCCTTGGCCTCTGGGATGGAGCGCTTTACCGGCACTGCACGCATGTCCCTCAAAATGCAGCGAGTGAGACAGACACTGGACTCTGTCCTG GAGACACATCGCAGTCTCTCTGGCATGGAGTACCTGGATGAACAGG gAGTCATGAATGAGACAAGGAGGAGCCTAATCCAGCAG GGCCTGAACGTATTCCTCCCTCCGCCgcctctcctgtctcctcacTCCAAGCTCCAGACGGCCGGCTCACTCAGTGCCCATCTGATTCCTCAAGCCACACTCGGCTCCCAAACAT ttgGCCACAGTGCTTTCGGACAGGCCATCAGAGGTCTTCCATCCCTACAGCAAAGG AGCATTCAAGATCAGGAGGTTCCTGTACAAGCAGTGGCTGACCTTGCACAG GTTGTGTCTCTGTACGACTATAGAGCCAATCGGTCTGATGAGCTCACATTTCACCGTGGTGAAGTGATCCACGTGTTGTACAAGGACAATGACAGCTGGTGGTTTGGGTGCTTGGCCAGTGGACAGAAGGGTTATTTCCCAACTGCCTACGTCGCAGAGGAAA ATTGTTCTGACGAAGAGCCCTCACAGCCTATAGAGGCTCAACCCAGACCCTCAGACCCTCAAAGAAGTCTAGGAGTTGACCGACCTGCCAAG ctgtCTGCTGCTATCAGTGCCACCGGGGAGCTCAGGATAATTTCTGAGCAGGACACGGACGTGGAGGCTCCCTCTGCCAA aatgaaaaagaagaagaaaaaggtgAAGAAAAGTGAGATCTCTTGTGATCTTCCTCAGAGAGCATTATCAGATCATATATCAGAAGCTTCTCAAGCATCTACCAGAAAAAAGAGACCTCTTCCAAGGTTAGGGGCCATTAGTGGGATGACTGACTGA
- the LOC143480878 gene encoding MFS-type transporter SLC18B1-like isoform X2 — protein sequence MSTTVDELTDCSPPVATSPKMTRQQILTLIAIASINFSSMICYSILGPFFPQEAEKKGAGQAVIGLIFGCYALCTLIGSLILGGCTVAFGFLDRVPEGTMFVALCFVVRCVNAVGFAAAITSAFAVSAKVFPDNIATILGFMEIFTGLGLILGPPLGGWMYQAFGYEVPFLVLGSIILLTVPLTMWILPSFDAVPSQDSFFRLCSQVKIILICFVVFTLSSGIGFLDATLSLFAMEKFGLSAVSVGLLMIGMSLPYSAASPIFGIISDKYPFMRKWMVVVGGMTTSVGFLLLGPVPFLHIQSQLWLTAVMMVVIGFSLCMTCIPTFTEMLICAHENDFEEGLSTLGLVSGLFTAVWSAGMFFGPTTGGYITQKLNFEWSAGVQGMLTFLAAFLQIIYISNEKIQKRRLQKTDTIESGENSPLLGSAQHS from the exons ATGTCTACAACCGTTGACGAACTTACAG ATTGTTCTCCACCTGTGGCGACCTCTCCCAAAATGACCCGGCAGCAGATATTAACCCTGATTGCGATTGCGTCCATAAATTTCAGTTCGATGATCTGTTATTCAATATTAGGTCCCTTTTTCCCACAAGAG GCGGAAAAAAAGGGAGCCGGCCAAGCTGTAATTGGTTTGATATTTGGGTGCTATGCGTTGTGCACTTTGATTGGATCGTTAATACTGG GCGGATGTACCGTGGCCTTTGG CTTCCTAGACAGAGTGCCTGAAGGAACGATGTTTGTGGCCCTCTGTTTTGTCGTGAGGTGTGTAAACGCGGTAGGCTTTGCTGCCGCTATAACTTCGGCTTTTGCGGTGTCGGCAAAAGTTTTTCCCGACAATATAGCGACTATCTTG GGTTTTATGGAAATCTTTACAGGATTAGGACTTATTCTAGGACCCCCactgggtggatggatgtatcAGGCATTCGGATATGAAGTTCCATTCCTAGTTTTGGGATCTATTATACTGTTGACTGTTCCCTTAACCATGTGGATTTTGCCCAGTTTTG ATGCAGTTCCCTCCCAGGATTCTTTCTTCAGGCTATGTTCCCAAGTCAAAATCATTCTAATTTGTTTTGTGGTATTCACGCTCAGCTCAGGAATTGGCTTCCTGGATGCCACACTGTCACTGTTCGCCATGGAAAAG TTTGGCCTGAGCGCTGTATCTGTGGGCTTGCTCATGATCGGAATGTCATTACCGTACAGCGCTGCATCACCCATCTTTGGCATAATCAGTGATAAGTATCCA TTTATGAGGAAGTGGATGGTGGTGGTAGGTGGAATGACCACATCAGTTGGCTTCTTGCTACTTGGTCCTGTTCCCTTTTTGCATATTCAGAG CCAGCTTTGGCTCACCGCCGTCATGATGGTGGTCATCGGCTTCTCTTTGTGCATGACCTGCATCCCGACCTTCACTGAGATGCTTATATGTGCGCA TGAAAATGACTTTGAGGAGGGCTTGAGCACCCTGGGTTTGGTATCGGGACTTTTCACCGCTGTGTGGTCCGCTGG GATGTTCTTTGGGCCCACCACTGGGGGATACATCACACAGAAACTGAACTTTGAATGGAGTGCAGGTGTTCAAGGAATGCTCACCTTTCTTGCT GCATTTCTACAAATAATATATATTTCCAATGAAAAGATACAGAAAAGAAG GTTACAGAAGACAGATACAATTGAATCAGGAGAAAATTCTCCTCTTCTCGGTTCTGCTCAACACAGTTAG
- the LOC143480878 gene encoding MFS-type transporter SLC18B1-like isoform X1 has product MSTTVDELTDCSPPVATSPKMTRQQILTLIAIASINFSSMICYSILGPFFPQEAEKKGAGQAVIGLIFGCYALCTLIGSLILGKYIVQIGAKFMITAGLFISGGCTVAFGFLDRVPEGTMFVALCFVVRCVNAVGFAAAITSAFAVSAKVFPDNIATILGFMEIFTGLGLILGPPLGGWMYQAFGYEVPFLVLGSIILLTVPLTMWILPSFDAVPSQDSFFRLCSQVKIILICFVVFTLSSGIGFLDATLSLFAMEKFGLSAVSVGLLMIGMSLPYSAASPIFGIISDKYPFMRKWMVVVGGMTTSVGFLLLGPVPFLHIQSQLWLTAVMMVVIGFSLCMTCIPTFTEMLICAHENDFEEGLSTLGLVSGLFTAVWSAGMFFGPTTGGYITQKLNFEWSAGVQGMLTFLAAFLQIIYISNEKIQKRRLQKTDTIESGENSPLLGSAQHS; this is encoded by the exons ATGTCTACAACCGTTGACGAACTTACAG ATTGTTCTCCACCTGTGGCGACCTCTCCCAAAATGACCCGGCAGCAGATATTAACCCTGATTGCGATTGCGTCCATAAATTTCAGTTCGATGATCTGTTATTCAATATTAGGTCCCTTTTTCCCACAAGAG GCGGAAAAAAAGGGAGCCGGCCAAGCTGTAATTGGTTTGATATTTGGGTGCTATGCGTTGTGCACTTTGATTGGATCGTTAATACTGGGTAAATAT ATTGTCCAAATTGGGGCCAAGTTCATGATAACTGCAGGCTTGTTTATTTCAGGCGGATGTACCGTGGCCTTTGG CTTCCTAGACAGAGTGCCTGAAGGAACGATGTTTGTGGCCCTCTGTTTTGTCGTGAGGTGTGTAAACGCGGTAGGCTTTGCTGCCGCTATAACTTCGGCTTTTGCGGTGTCGGCAAAAGTTTTTCCCGACAATATAGCGACTATCTTG GGTTTTATGGAAATCTTTACAGGATTAGGACTTATTCTAGGACCCCCactgggtggatggatgtatcAGGCATTCGGATATGAAGTTCCATTCCTAGTTTTGGGATCTATTATACTGTTGACTGTTCCCTTAACCATGTGGATTTTGCCCAGTTTTG ATGCAGTTCCCTCCCAGGATTCTTTCTTCAGGCTATGTTCCCAAGTCAAAATCATTCTAATTTGTTTTGTGGTATTCACGCTCAGCTCAGGAATTGGCTTCCTGGATGCCACACTGTCACTGTTCGCCATGGAAAAG TTTGGCCTGAGCGCTGTATCTGTGGGCTTGCTCATGATCGGAATGTCATTACCGTACAGCGCTGCATCACCCATCTTTGGCATAATCAGTGATAAGTATCCA TTTATGAGGAAGTGGATGGTGGTGGTAGGTGGAATGACCACATCAGTTGGCTTCTTGCTACTTGGTCCTGTTCCCTTTTTGCATATTCAGAG CCAGCTTTGGCTCACCGCCGTCATGATGGTGGTCATCGGCTTCTCTTTGTGCATGACCTGCATCCCGACCTTCACTGAGATGCTTATATGTGCGCA TGAAAATGACTTTGAGGAGGGCTTGAGCACCCTGGGTTTGGTATCGGGACTTTTCACCGCTGTGTGGTCCGCTGG GATGTTCTTTGGGCCCACCACTGGGGGATACATCACACAGAAACTGAACTTTGAATGGAGTGCAGGTGTTCAAGGAATGCTCACCTTTCTTGCT GCATTTCTACAAATAATATATATTTCCAATGAAAAGATACAGAAAAGAAG GTTACAGAAGACAGATACAATTGAATCAGGAGAAAATTCTCCTCTTCTCGGTTCTGCTCAACACAGTTAG